The Thermoflavifilum sp. genome contains a region encoding:
- a CDS encoding ammonium transporter, translated as MESWTSSRSTQLLWAKRILHGRFSPSAKKWMMTLLLVLWVSLPLWAQLAHPDPSGAATGTAHDVPAATPGKPTFQEIADAVGHNRIAINIVWTLITGFLVMFMQAGFAMVETGFTQAKNVAHTMAMNFMIYGIGMLGFWICGFAFMFGGIGSVASLGGTAGLTHEISVHLFGKDFGIIGNAGYFLNSSVYDVGVFTLFLFQMVFMDTTATIPTGAMAERWRFKSFVIYGFFISMIVYPLFGNWVWGGGWLSQLGVNFGLGHGHVDFAGSSVVHEVGGAAALAGALVIGPRLGKYTRDGKVNTIPGHNIPMAIIGTFILAFGWFGFNPGSTLAGTDLRISIIAVNTMLASAAGAFLAMLYTWNTSGKPDPGMMANGMLAGLVAITAPCAFVNATSAVIIGAIAGVLVVAVANFVDSKLKIDDPVGAFAVHGANGMWGVLALGLFADGKYGDGWNGVPGTVRGLFYGDAGQFLAELIGAVTCFVFVFSVMYVFFKVLDKIVPLRVSEAVEEKGLDMPEMGVKGYVGDQVEIPVF; from the coding sequence ATGGAAAGCTGGACTTCTTCTCGATCAACTCAATTGCTTTGGGCCAAAAGGATCTTGCACGGGCGTTTCAGTCCCTCGGCAAAGAAATGGATGATGACCTTATTGCTGGTACTCTGGGTAAGCCTCCCTTTATGGGCACAGCTGGCTCATCCGGATCCTTCGGGTGCAGCTACGGGCACGGCCCATGATGTGCCGGCCGCCACACCCGGCAAGCCTACCTTTCAGGAAATTGCCGATGCGGTAGGGCACAATCGGATTGCCATCAACATCGTATGGACATTAATCACGGGTTTTCTGGTGATGTTCATGCAGGCGGGATTTGCCATGGTGGAGACTGGTTTTACGCAGGCTAAAAACGTAGCCCATACAATGGCAATGAATTTTATGATTTATGGCATCGGGATGCTGGGATTCTGGATTTGTGGTTTTGCCTTCATGTTTGGGGGTATCGGCTCGGTTGCTTCGTTGGGTGGTACAGCGGGATTGACTCATGAAATATCGGTGCACCTGTTCGGAAAAGATTTCGGCATCATCGGGAATGCAGGCTATTTTCTCAACAGCAGCGTGTATGATGTGGGTGTGTTTACCCTGTTTCTGTTCCAGATGGTGTTTATGGACACCACGGCCACCATTCCAACCGGAGCCATGGCCGAACGGTGGCGTTTTAAATCATTTGTGATTTATGGTTTTTTCATTTCCATGATTGTGTATCCACTTTTTGGAAACTGGGTATGGGGTGGAGGATGGTTGTCGCAGCTGGGTGTCAACTTCGGCCTGGGGCATGGACATGTAGATTTTGCTGGGTCTTCGGTGGTGCATGAAGTGGGAGGAGCTGCAGCGCTGGCGGGAGCCCTGGTTATTGGTCCGCGTCTGGGTAAATATACGCGTGATGGGAAGGTCAATACCATACCCGGACACAATATTCCCATGGCCATCATCGGCACGTTTATCCTGGCTTTTGGGTGGTTCGGCTTTAACCCGGGTTCCACCCTGGCAGGCACCGACTTGCGGATTTCTATAATTGCCGTGAATACCATGCTGGCCAGCGCGGCAGGAGCTTTCCTGGCTATGCTCTATACATGGAATACCTCCGGTAAGCCCGATCCCGGAATGATGGCCAATGGCATGCTGGCCGGACTGGTAGCTATTACCGCACCCTGTGCTTTTGTGAATGCAACATCGGCTGTCATCATCGGTGCTATTGCCGGCGTGCTGGTGGTGGCTGTAGCCAATTTCGTCGATAGTAAGCTGAAAATTGACGATCCGGTGGGCGCCTTTGCCGTGCATGGAGCCAATGGAATGTGGGGCGTGCTGGCGCTGGGCTTGTTTGCCGATGGAAAATATGGAGATGGCTGGAATGGAGTTCCCGGCACGGTGCGTGGTTTGTTTTATGGAGATGCCGGTCAATTCCTGGCCGAACTGATTGGAGCGGTTACCTGCTTTGTGTTTGTATTCAGTGTCATGTATGTCTTCTTTAAAGTACTGGATAAAATTGTGCCCTTGCGGGTAAGTGAAGCGGTTGAAGAAAAAGGCCTGGATATGCCGGAAATGGGCGTTAAAGGGTATGTGGGCGACCAGGTAGAGATTCCGGTGTTTTAA
- the nhaA gene encoding Na+/H+ antiporter NhaA, translating to MVKHLHNIFTPLRNFLEDSRSAGVLLIICTVCSLAMANLPHLGAAYVDWWTRDVLGSQAATVGSFLHGHVPDSVEGWINDVLMSFFFFFVGAEIKREMLQGELASLRRSLLPILAALGGMLFPALIYTLFNHDTFYHHGWGIPMATDIAFSLGVLSLLGRRVPVQLKIFLMALAIIDDLGAVVTIALFYASGLHVEYLWLAGGLLVLLILCNVWKLKYAGVYFLLGAALWWSLFHSGVHPTIAGVVLGFTLPLSRLEQVEYILHKPVHFVILPLFALANTAVIFPHSGQDIFRSTISMGVMLGLFAGKPLGIFLASFIATRLGLAALPSHTSYRELLGAGILGGIGFTMSIFTTSLAFHSAEARAIAKLSILLGSLGSAILGYLYLYGLARQTGTRHAAPAYQAKPEEYAVSVA from the coding sequence ATGGTTAAGCACTTGCATAATATATTCACACCGCTACGAAACTTTCTGGAGGATAGCCGTTCAGCCGGTGTGTTGCTGATCATTTGCACTGTATGTTCGCTGGCCATGGCCAACCTTCCTCATCTTGGCGCGGCTTATGTGGATTGGTGGACTCGTGATGTGTTGGGGTCACAGGCTGCGACGGTCGGTAGTTTTCTGCATGGGCATGTGCCGGATAGTGTGGAGGGATGGATCAACGACGTGCTGATGAGCTTCTTTTTCTTTTTCGTGGGAGCGGAAATCAAACGAGAAATGCTGCAGGGAGAACTGGCGTCTCTGAGGCGCTCCTTACTCCCCATCTTAGCGGCACTCGGGGGTATGCTTTTTCCGGCATTGATTTATACCCTGTTTAACCATGATACCTTTTACCATCATGGCTGGGGAATTCCCATGGCCACGGATATCGCTTTTTCGTTGGGCGTACTTTCTTTGCTGGGGCGGCGGGTGCCGGTGCAGCTCAAGATTTTTTTAATGGCACTGGCCATCATCGATGATTTGGGGGCGGTGGTTACCATAGCCCTGTTTTATGCTTCGGGCTTGCATGTGGAGTATTTATGGCTGGCCGGGGGCCTTCTCGTATTGTTGATTCTGTGCAATGTGTGGAAGTTGAAATATGCCGGCGTTTATTTTCTGCTGGGTGCAGCCTTGTGGTGGAGTTTATTCCATTCCGGTGTGCATCCTACCATAGCGGGTGTGGTGCTGGGTTTTACCCTCCCGCTTTCGCGCCTGGAGCAGGTGGAATATATCCTGCATAAGCCCGTGCATTTTGTGATTCTGCCGCTTTTTGCCCTGGCCAATACGGCTGTAATCTTTCCTCATTCCGGACAGGATATCTTTCGTTCCACCATTAGCATGGGCGTAATGCTGGGCTTGTTTGCAGGAAAGCCGCTGGGTATATTCCTGGCCTCATTCATCGCCACCCGGCTGGGCCTGGCAGCACTTCCTTCACATACCAGCTATAGGGAGTTGTTAGGTGCTGGAATACTGGGCGGCATCGGCTTTACCATGTCGATTTTCACCACCTCACTCGCTTTTCATTCGGCTGAGGCGCGGGCCATCGCCAAGCTCTCGATTTTGCTGGGCTCTCTTGGCTCTGCGATCCTGGGGTATCTGTATTTATATGGCCTTGCCAGGCAGACAGGAACTCGACACGCAGCACCTGCATATCAGGCCAAACCAGAGGAATATGCTGTTTCTGTAGCTTGA
- a CDS encoding outer membrane beta-barrel protein, with product MKHVLFFLLATGLCLSGFAQSDSVQPHIQISGYGDVYYRYNFNKNATDNKTSFTNSQNAFELGMASVKFQGQYQKARFVADLGFGRREQEFAYHDEGIVAAVKQLYVDYAFSDHFMLTMGSFATHMGWELVDPTDNVNYSMSYCFSYGPFFHTGLKADLNFGKWTAMVGVFDPTDYKTSFYEKYSGMINNRKNIGAQVTFAPVQMVKIYLNYLEGKDSSGTVNHQIDPIFTWQLTPQLNVVLCEYFSLYKVPAASTQNWTSSALYLNYTFTPHFGLALRSEYFTDKDGVIAFSDADPVTYAGGTNIWSFTLSGNIHLGQLTVIPEFRVDHADQTIFNKPDGAPTQSTASVLVGAYYSF from the coding sequence ATGAAACATGTTTTATTTTTTCTACTGGCTACCGGATTATGCCTGAGCGGATTTGCGCAGTCCGACTCCGTCCAACCACATATTCAAATTTCAGGCTACGGAGATGTATATTATCGATACAACTTCAACAAAAATGCTACGGACAACAAAACCAGTTTCACGAATTCGCAAAATGCATTTGAACTGGGCATGGCATCGGTGAAGTTTCAGGGGCAATATCAAAAAGCCAGATTCGTGGCCGATCTGGGATTTGGAAGAAGAGAACAGGAATTTGCTTATCATGATGAGGGTATCGTGGCAGCTGTGAAGCAGTTGTATGTCGATTATGCGTTTTCCGATCATTTCATGCTCACCATGGGCAGTTTTGCCACGCACATGGGATGGGAACTGGTGGATCCCACCGACAATGTGAACTACAGCATGAGCTATTGTTTTTCATACGGCCCATTTTTCCATACGGGCTTGAAAGCCGATTTGAATTTTGGAAAATGGACAGCCATGGTAGGCGTATTCGACCCCACCGATTACAAAACCAGCTTTTATGAGAAATACAGCGGCATGATCAACAATCGGAAAAATATAGGTGCTCAGGTCACTTTTGCGCCGGTGCAGATGGTGAAAATTTATTTGAATTATCTGGAAGGGAAGGACTCTTCCGGAACGGTCAACCATCAAATTGATCCGATATTCACCTGGCAGCTGACCCCGCAGCTGAATGTGGTATTATGCGAATATTTCAGTCTGTATAAGGTCCCGGCTGCATCCACGCAAAACTGGACCAGCAGTGCTTTGTATCTGAATTATACATTTACCCCTCATTTCGGCCTGGCGCTTCGCTCAGAATATTTCACCGATAAAGATGGTGTAATTGCTTTTTCGGATGCCGATCCGGTTACTTATGCGGGAGGCACCAATATCTGGTCGTTTACGCTATCGGGTAATATTCATCTCGGGCAGCTGACGGTGATTCCGGAATTCCGGGTCGATCATGCCGATCAAACCATTTTCAACAAGCCCGATGGCGCCCCCACACAAAGCACAGCAAGCGTGCTGGTTGGAGCGTATTATAGCTTTTAA
- a CDS encoding TlpA disulfide reductase family protein, whose amino-acid sequence MESIKKVGFFLGICIFSSCAWLQSEQPMHLQSGLYRATIYRPDGIGIPFQLAVADSGGKTIAFIINGAERIEIDSIVEHHQHFQLHMPLFNSDFVGLALNDGTLQGQWIRHLPDSDQHFFFRAIPDTARFDVHRPARFNISGTWATYYLRSGRKDTAFAVGLLHQEGHQLWGTFMHSDGDDRYLAGVVDGDTLKLSTFNGGDLYLYTAFIADDHTLRDGRFYSGYAGYARWWARKDSTAHLPNALSLTTVIPGKELLDFRFPDLNGDTVALHDFRGKVVLVEIMGSWCPNCMDETAFLSQLYDRYHDRGLQILALAYERSADIPASRQAVMSFQRRFHVAYPMLLTGVAYNDPRMIEKTLPNIQHFQAFPTTLFIDKSGRIRYIHTGFAGPGTGTYYTQTIHEFQSLIDTLLHE is encoded by the coding sequence ATGGAAAGTATCAAAAAGGTGGGGTTTTTTCTGGGCATATGTATATTTTCCAGCTGCGCCTGGTTGCAATCCGAACAACCCATGCATCTGCAATCGGGGCTTTACCGGGCAACCATTTATCGCCCCGACGGAATAGGTATTCCCTTTCAATTAGCAGTTGCCGATAGCGGCGGAAAAACTATCGCTTTCATCATCAACGGAGCCGAACGCATTGAAATCGATAGCATTGTCGAGCATCATCAGCATTTCCAGTTACACATGCCCCTGTTCAATAGCGATTTTGTGGGACTGGCACTCAACGACGGAACCCTTCAGGGACAATGGATTCGACACCTGCCCGACAGCGATCAACATTTCTTTTTCCGGGCCATCCCCGATACCGCCCGATTTGACGTGCATCGCCCGGCCCGATTCAATATCAGCGGTACCTGGGCGACTTACTACCTGCGTTCCGGACGAAAGGATACTGCATTTGCCGTAGGATTGCTGCATCAGGAGGGCCATCAACTCTGGGGAACCTTCATGCACAGCGACGGCGACGATCGTTACCTGGCCGGCGTGGTGGACGGCGATACCCTGAAACTCTCTACCTTCAATGGTGGTGATCTCTACCTCTACACCGCTTTCATCGCCGATGACCATACCCTGCGCGACGGGCGATTTTATTCCGGTTATGCCGGATATGCCCGCTGGTGGGCACGGAAAGATTCCACAGCCCATCTCCCCAATGCCCTATCCCTCACCACGGTTATTCCCGGAAAAGAATTACTCGATTTTCGGTTTCCCGATCTGAACGGCGATACGGTAGCTTTACATGATTTCCGGGGCAAAGTTGTGCTGGTGGAAATCATGGGCTCCTGGTGCCCAAATTGTATGGACGAAACAGCCTTTCTAAGCCAGCTTTACGACCGGTACCATGACAGGGGCCTCCAGATCCTGGCACTGGCCTACGAACGATCGGCCGACATTCCCGCATCCCGTCAGGCCGTGATGAGCTTTCAACGACGGTTTCACGTGGCTTATCCCATGCTGCTCACCGGCGTGGCTTATAACGATCCCCGGATGATCGAGAAAACTTTACCCAATATCCAGCATTTTCAAGCCTTCCCCACCACCCTGTTTATCGACAAATCAGGCCGCATACGATATATCCATACCGGATTTGCCGGACCTGGCACGGGAACATATTACACCCAAACCATCCATGAATTCCAATCGCTGATCGACACGCTGCTCCATGAATAA
- a CDS encoding Rne/Rng family ribonuclease: MNRELIINAHAGGVDIALLEDRKLVELHHESGDSQFAVGDIYLGKVKKLIPGLNAAFVDVGYEKDAFLHYTDLSPYARSVLKFTQMAIHDKEPGGFDFATFKKEPEIIKTGKITEVLGGKPEILVQILKEPISSKGPRLSCEISLPGRYVVLTPFNEIVAVSKKIHSAEERRRLQNIVEAIRPANFGVIVRTAAEGKKTAELHEDLLQLVDMWKTIQRNLYRAQPPQKIMSEQNRTNSILRDLLNESFNRIVVNDKALFHEVKTYIQKIAPEKQDIVHLHHNHTPVFDHYGITKQVKASFGKTVNLDSGVYLIIESTEALHVIDVNSGYKSSSNNQEQNALMTNLEAAEEIARQLRLRDLGGIIIVDFIDMKLPENKRAVLKAMEQFMANDRAKHTILPISKFGLMQITRQRVRPEVNISTSEVCPVCRGTGTISSTLLIVDEIEKNIQYLIDEGHRHLLLRVNPILYGYLTKGLLSQQIKWWWKFKQWIRLEKDSNYYLIEYHFFDYKSDEEIKL, translated from the coding sequence TTGAATAGAGAGCTCATCATAAATGCTCATGCAGGCGGAGTGGATATAGCCCTGCTGGAAGACCGAAAACTTGTTGAACTACATCATGAAAGTGGAGATAGCCAGTTTGCCGTAGGTGATATTTATCTGGGTAAGGTAAAAAAGCTCATACCCGGACTGAATGCTGCTTTTGTAGATGTGGGATATGAAAAAGATGCTTTCCTCCACTATACTGACCTCAGTCCTTATGCCCGCTCCGTATTGAAGTTCACCCAGATGGCGATACATGATAAGGAGCCGGGTGGATTTGACTTTGCTACGTTTAAAAAAGAACCGGAAATCATTAAGACCGGAAAGATCACCGAGGTGCTGGGCGGCAAACCTGAAATCCTGGTACAGATCCTGAAAGAACCCATCTCCTCTAAAGGACCCCGATTAAGCTGTGAAATCTCACTCCCCGGCCGATATGTCGTGCTAACCCCTTTCAATGAAATCGTAGCCGTATCGAAAAAGATTCATTCAGCCGAGGAACGTCGTCGATTGCAAAATATCGTGGAAGCTATTCGACCGGCTAATTTCGGTGTAATCGTCCGCACAGCCGCCGAAGGTAAAAAAACGGCCGAATTGCATGAAGACCTGCTTCAACTGGTGGACATGTGGAAAACCATCCAGCGTAACCTCTATCGCGCCCAGCCACCCCAAAAAATCATGAGCGAGCAAAACCGTACCAATAGTATCTTACGCGACCTGCTCAATGAAAGCTTTAACCGCATCGTGGTCAACGACAAGGCCCTGTTTCATGAAGTGAAAACCTATATCCAGAAAATCGCTCCCGAAAAACAGGATATCGTTCATCTACACCATAACCACACTCCCGTATTCGACCATTATGGCATCACCAAGCAGGTGAAGGCTTCGTTCGGCAAAACGGTGAATCTCGACAGTGGGGTTTACCTCATCATCGAATCCACCGAAGCCCTTCATGTGATTGACGTCAACAGTGGCTATAAAAGCAGCAGCAATAATCAGGAGCAGAATGCGCTGATGACCAACCTGGAAGCAGCCGAAGAAATCGCCCGCCAGCTGCGCCTACGCGATCTGGGCGGCATCATCATCGTCGATTTTATCGATATGAAGCTGCCAGAAAATAAGCGGGCCGTGCTCAAAGCAATGGAACAATTCATGGCCAACGACCGGGCTAAACATACCATCCTGCCGATTTCCAAATTCGGCCTCATGCAAATCACCCGACAACGGGTACGACCGGAAGTAAATATCTCAACTTCCGAGGTATGCCCGGTTTGCCGGGGTACGGGAACCATTAGCTCTACCCTGCTCATTGTCGATGAAATCGAAAAAAATATCCAGTACTTAATCGATGAAGGACATCGCCATCTCTTGCTTCGGGTTAACCCCATCTTATATGGCTATTTAACCAAAGGCCTGCTTTCCCAGCAAATCAAATGGTGGTGGAAGTTTAAACAATGGATTCGCCTGGAAAAAGATAGCAATTACTATCTCATCGAATATCATTTCTTCGATTATAAGTCTGACGAAGAAATCAAATTGTAA
- a CDS encoding AURKAIP1/COX24 domain-containing protein — protein sequence MPCGRKRKRHKIATHKRKKRLRKNRHKKK from the coding sequence ATGCCCTGTGGTAGAAAAAGAAAAAGACACAAGATCGCAACGCACAAAAGAAAAAAACGCCTGAGAAAAAATCGACATAAGAAAAAATAA
- a CDS encoding tetratricopeptide repeat protein, protein MKRAQIVLCVSAVVAVVLLYAFGSTRIPSRNTTAPALAGVGDQGHTPALDVNSLIQQAKQPLPPAMLMRVTELENSVVRGDVKNQQIQAYRQLAHVWDSLKQPDLAAYYFGKAARLQANAQSLQFAAGLFLNRVQQTSPGPLHTWQALQADSLLQQALQLNPRNDTLQTMMAQAKIEQGAVMQGVQQLLSIVQRDSNNVPAQLLLGRLSITSGQYAKAIEHLQKVVNLQPQNAEALYYLAVAYRETGHRQEAIRYFQQCKALIRDPDFNREIDSLIQTMP, encoded by the coding sequence GTGAAACGTGCCCAGATTGTCCTGTGTGTCTCCGCTGTCGTGGCCGTTGTGTTGTTGTATGCCTTCGGCTCTACACGTATTCCGTCCAGGAATACAACCGCTCCTGCCCTGGCAGGAGTCGGTGACCAGGGGCATACACCCGCACTGGATGTGAATAGCCTGATTCAGCAGGCTAAACAGCCATTGCCCCCTGCTATGCTGATGCGCGTTACCGAGCTGGAAAACAGTGTAGTTAGAGGCGATGTGAAAAATCAACAGATTCAGGCTTACCGTCAGTTAGCCCATGTCTGGGACAGCTTAAAACAACCCGATCTGGCTGCTTATTATTTTGGAAAAGCTGCCCGGTTGCAGGCCAATGCCCAGTCCTTGCAATTCGCTGCAGGACTATTTCTTAACCGCGTTCAGCAAACCTCTCCCGGACCCCTGCATACCTGGCAGGCTCTACAGGCCGACAGCCTGCTGCAACAGGCACTTCAGCTGAATCCCCGGAACGATACCCTGCAAACCATGATGGCCCAGGCCAAAATTGAGCAGGGTGCCGTTATGCAGGGTGTGCAACAATTGCTATCTATCGTACAGCGCGATTCGAATAATGTGCCTGCACAACTGCTCCTGGGCAGGCTTTCCATTACATCGGGCCAGTATGCAAAAGCCATTGAGCACCTGCAAAAGGTGGTGAACCTGCAACCGCAAAATGCAGAAGCGCTTTACTACCTGGCCGTGGCCTATCGTGAAACCGGGCACCGGCAGGAAGCTATCCGATATTTCCAGCAATGCAAGGCATTGATTCGCGACCCTGACTTCAACCGCGAAATCGATAGCCTCATCCAGACTATGCCTTAA
- a CDS encoding HU family DNA-binding protein, translated as MRKADLVNHIAEKTGIPKVDVLVTVEALLKEIKDSLARGENIYIRGFGSFITKKRAAKIGRDIKKNIAVEIPEHYIPAFKPSKEFIQEVKKLKTS; from the coding sequence ATGAGAAAAGCGGATTTGGTGAATCATATTGCAGAAAAAACGGGTATTCCCAAGGTGGATGTGCTGGTGACGGTGGAGGCCCTGCTGAAGGAAATCAAGGACTCGCTGGCACGTGGGGAAAATATTTATATCCGGGGCTTTGGTAGCTTTATCACCAAGAAAAGGGCTGCAAAAATTGGCCGGGATATCAAGAAAAACATTGCTGTCGAAATCCCCGAACATTATATTCCCGCATTTAAACCCTCTAAAGAATTCATCCAGGAAGTTAAAAAGCTGAAAACTTCGTAA
- the mutY gene encoding A/G-specific adenine glycosylase, producing MEHTDKETFTRLLLHWHRSENRRTMPWKGIRDPYRIWLAETILQQTRVEQGLAYYQRFVNAFPTLADLAAASEEEVFRLWQGLGYYNRCRNLLHTARALISGYGGQFPRTYEELLTLKGIGPYTAAAIASFAFHRPCAVVDGNVLRVLSRYFGLDIPVDTQAGKKVYTRLAGELIATDAPAQFNQAIMDLGATICKPRAPLCGQCPFSSTCRAFKLGKPEQFPVKVSRKTVRQRYFHYLVCWYNHKTILQKREGKDIWRGLYEFPMVESATTAGTELLYSPTAWENLLSNTGWELKSISDRQQQLTHQRIHARFFHVVLKKKPEIFSHQLLVHRKQLQQYALPGVIVQYLRDERHGYKNP from the coding sequence ATGGAGCACACAGATAAGGAGACATTTACCCGATTGTTGTTACACTGGCATCGCAGCGAAAATCGGCGGACCATGCCCTGGAAGGGAATTCGCGATCCGTACCGCATCTGGCTGGCTGAAACCATTTTGCAACAGACCCGGGTGGAGCAGGGGCTTGCTTACTACCAACGTTTTGTAAACGCTTTCCCTACGCTGGCCGATCTGGCTGCCGCAAGTGAAGAAGAGGTGTTCAGGCTCTGGCAGGGGTTGGGTTATTACAATCGTTGCAGAAACCTGTTGCACACGGCCAGAGCGTTGATCAGTGGCTATGGTGGACAGTTTCCTCGAACTTATGAAGAATTGCTCACCTTAAAGGGTATTGGGCCATATACCGCTGCAGCCATTGCATCATTTGCTTTTCATCGGCCCTGTGCCGTGGTGGATGGCAATGTGCTGAGGGTATTGTCCCGATATTTCGGGCTTGATATACCCGTGGATACCCAGGCCGGAAAAAAAGTTTATACCCGGCTGGCAGGGGAGTTAATTGCAACTGATGCGCCAGCGCAGTTCAATCAGGCCATCATGGATCTGGGTGCAACCATTTGTAAACCCCGGGCACCCCTATGCGGCCAATGCCCCTTTTCATCTACATGCAGGGCCTTCAAGCTGGGAAAGCCAGAACAATTTCCTGTAAAGGTATCGCGCAAAACGGTTCGCCAGCGCTATTTTCACTATCTGGTTTGCTGGTATAATCACAAAACCATTCTTCAAAAAAGAGAAGGAAAAGACATCTGGCGAGGATTGTATGAATTTCCTATGGTTGAATCTGCAACTACAGCAGGAACAGAATTGCTGTATAGCCCTACAGCCTGGGAAAACCTGTTGTCAAATACAGGATGGGAGCTCAAAAGCATATCAGATCGGCAGCAACAGCTCACACACCAGCGCATTCATGCTCGTTTCTTTCATGTAGTACTGAAAAAAAAGCCGGAGATTTTCAGCCATCAACTCCTGGTACACCGTAAACAATTGCAGCAATATGCGCTGCCGGGCGTTATTGTTCAATATCTGCGCGACGAGCGGCATGGCTATAAAAACCCCTAA
- the ssb gene encoding single-stranded DNA-binding protein, giving the protein MRGVNKVILIGNLGKDPEIQKVDGTIPVAKFPLATTETFKDRSGKQVSQTEWHNVVLWRGLAELAEKYLKKGSLIYVEGHLHTRSWEDKDGNKKSTVEVVGDNLIMLDKKLESNIGSHGPSGSNLQEEAGESPSSSIESELNPEDHT; this is encoded by the coding sequence ATGAGAGGTGTCAATAAAGTGATATTGATTGGGAATCTGGGCAAGGATCCGGAAATACAGAAAGTGGATGGCACAATTCCCGTCGCAAAATTTCCCCTGGCTACCACCGAAACATTTAAAGATCGTTCTGGCAAGCAGGTCTCGCAAACAGAATGGCATAATGTGGTGCTGTGGCGTGGTCTGGCAGAGCTGGCCGAAAAATATTTGAAAAAAGGGAGTTTAATTTACGTGGAAGGACATTTGCATACGAGAAGCTGGGAGGATAAAGACGGAAATAAAAAATCAACTGTGGAAGTGGTGGGGGATAATTTGATTATGCTCGACAAAAAGCTGGAAAGCAATATCGGTTCACATGGCCCTTCCGGTTCAAATCTGCAGGAAGAAGCCGGTGAATCGCCCTCCTCTTCCATAGAATCAGAACTTAACCCGGAAGACCATACTTGA